From Draconibacterium halophilum, one genomic window encodes:
- a CDS encoding MIP/aquaporin family protein, with product MNEFVAEIIATMIMILLGNGVVANVVLKDTKGHNGGWIVISLGWGLAVMMAVIVAGPISGAHLNPAVTLGLAMGGLFPWPKVPVYIAGEIIGAMLGAILVWFSYHDHFKANKNEAGFLGVFATTPAIRNYKNNFVTELIGTFVLIFVIFYITDIKFESLQFQTVEVGLGSIGALPVALLVTAIGLSLGGPTGYAINPARDLGPRIIHSLLKAPNKGDSDWAYSWVPILGPIAGAAIAAGLFWFC from the coding sequence ATGAATGAATTTGTAGCAGAAATCATTGCCACAATGATTATGATACTCCTGGGAAACGGAGTGGTAGCTAATGTAGTACTAAAAGACACTAAAGGCCATAACGGTGGATGGATTGTAATTTCACTGGGCTGGGGGCTCGCTGTAATGATGGCAGTAATTGTGGCTGGCCCGATAAGCGGCGCCCACTTAAATCCGGCGGTAACACTTGGCCTAGCAATGGGCGGACTGTTCCCGTGGCCCAAAGTTCCAGTTTACATTGCCGGCGAAATTATTGGGGCCATGCTTGGCGCTATACTTGTCTGGTTTTCCTACCATGATCATTTTAAAGCAAACAAGAATGAAGCAGGTTTTTTGGGCGTATTTGCCACCACACCGGCTATCAGAAATTATAAAAATAATTTTGTTACCGAGCTCATCGGAACATTTGTTTTAATTTTTGTAATCTTTTACATCACTGATATTAAATTTGAAAGCCTGCAATTTCAAACTGTCGAGGTTGGCTTAGGTTCCATCGGCGCACTTCCTGTTGCCCTTCTTGTAACAGCAATCGGGCTAAGCCTGGGTGGCCCAACAGGTTACGCAATAAACCCTGCCCGCGATTTAGGACCACGCATCATTCACAGTTTGTTAAAGGCACCAAATAAAGGCGATTCAGACTGGGCGTACTCGTGGGTCCCCATTTTAGGGCCAATTGCCGGCGCAGCTATTGCCGCCGGGCTATTTTGGTTTTGTTAG